The following are encoded in a window of Labrus bergylta chromosome 16, fLabBer1.1, whole genome shotgun sequence genomic DNA:
- the elavl3 gene encoding ELAV-like protein 3 isoform X9 yields MVTIISTMETQVSNGPSGTSLPNGPVISTNGSTDDSKTNLIVNYLPQNMTQEEFKSLFGSIGEIESCKLVRDKITGQSLGYGFVNYVDPNDADKAINTLNGLKLQTKTIKVSYARPSSASIRDANLYVSGLPKTMSQKDMEQLFSQYGRIITSRILVDQVTAGISRGVGFIRFDKRNEAEEAIKGLNGQKPLGAAEPITVKFANNPSQKTGQALLTQLYQTAARRYTGPLHHQTQRFRLDNLLNASYGVKRFSPITIDSMTSLAGVNLTGPTGAGWCIFVYNLSPEADESVLWQLFGPFGAVTNVKVIRDFTTNKCKGFGFVTMTNYDEAAMAIASLNGYRLGDRVLQVSFKTSKQHKA; encoded by the exons ATGGTTACT ATAATCAGCACCATGGAAACCCAGGTGTCCAACGGTCCCAGCGGAACCAGTCTGCCAAACGGTCCAGTCATTAGCACCAATGGCTCCACAGACGACAGCAAAACCAACCTGATCGTCAACTATCTGCCTCAGAACATGACCCAGGAAGAGTTCAAAAGTTTGTTTGGTAGCATCGGAGAGATTGAGTCCTGCAAACTAGTCAGAGACAAGATAACAG GTCAGAGTTTGGGATATGGCTTTGTAAATTATGTGGATCCAAATGATGCAGATAAGGCCATCAACACACTCAATGGTCTCAAACTGCAGACTAAAACAATCAAG GTATCATATGCCCGGCCAAGCTCGGCATCTATTCGTGATGCCAATCTATATGTGAGTGGACTCCCCAAAACCATGAGCCAGAAGGACATGGAACAGTTGTTCTCCCAATATGGTCGCATCATCACATCCCGCATTCTAGTGGACCAGGTCACAG CAGGCATATCACGAGGAGTGGGCTTCATCCGGTTTGACAAGCGAAATGAAGCAGAGGAGGCCATCAAAGGTCTGAACGGACAGAAGCCTTTGGGTGCCGCTGAGCCAATCACTGTCAAATTCGCCAACAACCCCAGCCAGAAGACGGGCCAGGCCTTACTGACTCAGCTGTACCAGACGGCTGCCCGCCGCTACACGGGGCCCCTCCACCACCAGACTCAACGTTTCAG ACTCGACAATTTACTAAACGCCAGCTACGGAGTCAAGAG ATTCTCCCCCATCACAATTGACAGCATGACCAGTCTGGCTGGAGTCAACCTCACTGGTCCAACTGGAGCCGGCTGGTGCATCTTTGTATACAACCTGTCCCCTGAGGCGGATGAGAGCGTCCTGTGGCAGCTCTTTGGGCCCTTCGGCGCTGTCACCAATGTCAAGGTCATCCGTGACTTCACCACCAACAAATGTAAGGGCTTTGGCTTTGTCACGATGACCAATTACGACGAAGCTGCCATGGCTATCGCTAGCCTTAATGGCTACCGCCTGGGTGACCGCGTGCTGCAGGTTTCCTTCAAGACCAGCAAGCAGCACAaggcctga
- the elavl3 gene encoding ELAV-like protein 3 isoform X14 encodes MVTIISTMETQVSNGPSGTSLPNGPVISTNGSTDDSKTNLIVNYLPQNMTQEEFKSLFGSIGEIESCKLVRDKITGQSLGYGFVNYVDPNDADKAINTLNGLKLQTKTIKVSYARPSSASIRDANLYVSGLPKTMSQKDMEQLFSQYGRIITSRILVDQVTGISRGVGFIRFDKRNEAEEAIKGLNGQKPLGAAEPITVKFANNPSQKTGQALLTQLYQTAARRYTGPLHHQTQRFRFSPITIDSMTSLAGVNLTGPTGAGWCIFVYNLSPEADESVLWQLFGPFGAVTNVKVIRDFTTNKCKGFGFVTMTNYDEAAMAIASLNGYRLGDRVLQVSFKTSKQHKA; translated from the exons ATGGTTACT ATAATCAGCACCATGGAAACCCAGGTGTCCAACGGTCCCAGCGGAACCAGTCTGCCAAACGGTCCAGTCATTAGCACCAATGGCTCCACAGACGACAGCAAAACCAACCTGATCGTCAACTATCTGCCTCAGAACATGACCCAGGAAGAGTTCAAAAGTTTGTTTGGTAGCATCGGAGAGATTGAGTCCTGCAAACTAGTCAGAGACAAGATAACAG GTCAGAGTTTGGGATATGGCTTTGTAAATTATGTGGATCCAAATGATGCAGATAAGGCCATCAACACACTCAATGGTCTCAAACTGCAGACTAAAACAATCAAG GTATCATATGCCCGGCCAAGCTCGGCATCTATTCGTGATGCCAATCTATATGTGAGTGGACTCCCCAAAACCATGAGCCAGAAGGACATGGAACAGTTGTTCTCCCAATATGGTCGCATCATCACATCCCGCATTCTAGTGGACCAGGTCACAG GCATATCACGAGGAGTGGGCTTCATCCGGTTTGACAAGCGAAATGAAGCAGAGGAGGCCATCAAAGGTCTGAACGGACAGAAGCCTTTGGGTGCCGCTGAGCCAATCACTGTCAAATTCGCCAACAACCCCAGCCAGAAGACGGGCCAGGCCTTACTGACTCAGCTGTACCAGACGGCTGCCCGCCGCTACACGGGGCCCCTCCACCACCAGACTCAACGTTTCAG ATTCTCCCCCATCACAATTGACAGCATGACCAGTCTGGCTGGAGTCAACCTCACTGGTCCAACTGGAGCCGGCTGGTGCATCTTTGTATACAACCTGTCCCCTGAGGCGGATGAGAGCGTCCTGTGGCAGCTCTTTGGGCCCTTCGGCGCTGTCACCAATGTCAAGGTCATCCGTGACTTCACCACCAACAAATGTAAGGGCTTTGGCTTTGTCACGATGACCAATTACGACGAAGCTGCCATGGCTATCGCTAGCCTTAATGGCTACCGCCTGGGTGACCGCGTGCTGCAGGTTTCCTTCAAGACCAGCAAGCAGCACAaggcctga
- the elavl3 gene encoding ELAV-like protein 3 isoform X12: MVTQIISTMETQVSNGPSGTSLPNGPVISTNGSTDDSKTNLIVNYLPQNMTQEEFKSLFGSIGEIESCKLVRDKITGQSLGYGFVNYVDPNDADKAINTLNGLKLQTKTIKVSYARPSSASIRDANLYVSGLPKTMSQKDMEQLFSQYGRIITSRILVDQVTAGISRGVGFIRFDKRNEAEEAIKGLNGQKPLGAAEPITVKFANNPSQKTGQALLTQLYQTAARRYTGPLHHQTQRFRFSPITIDSMTSLAGVNLTGPTGAGWCIFVYNLSPEADESVLWQLFGPFGAVTNVKVIRDFTTNKCKGFGFVTMTNYDEAAMAIASLNGYRLGDRVLQVSFKTSKQHKA, translated from the exons ATGGTTACT CAGATAATCAGCACCATGGAAACCCAGGTGTCCAACGGTCCCAGCGGAACCAGTCTGCCAAACGGTCCAGTCATTAGCACCAATGGCTCCACAGACGACAGCAAAACCAACCTGATCGTCAACTATCTGCCTCAGAACATGACCCAGGAAGAGTTCAAAAGTTTGTTTGGTAGCATCGGAGAGATTGAGTCCTGCAAACTAGTCAGAGACAAGATAACAG GTCAGAGTTTGGGATATGGCTTTGTAAATTATGTGGATCCAAATGATGCAGATAAGGCCATCAACACACTCAATGGTCTCAAACTGCAGACTAAAACAATCAAG GTATCATATGCCCGGCCAAGCTCGGCATCTATTCGTGATGCCAATCTATATGTGAGTGGACTCCCCAAAACCATGAGCCAGAAGGACATGGAACAGTTGTTCTCCCAATATGGTCGCATCATCACATCCCGCATTCTAGTGGACCAGGTCACAG CAGGCATATCACGAGGAGTGGGCTTCATCCGGTTTGACAAGCGAAATGAAGCAGAGGAGGCCATCAAAGGTCTGAACGGACAGAAGCCTTTGGGTGCCGCTGAGCCAATCACTGTCAAATTCGCCAACAACCCCAGCCAGAAGACGGGCCAGGCCTTACTGACTCAGCTGTACCAGACGGCTGCCCGCCGCTACACGGGGCCCCTCCACCACCAGACTCAACGTTTCAG ATTCTCCCCCATCACAATTGACAGCATGACCAGTCTGGCTGGAGTCAACCTCACTGGTCCAACTGGAGCCGGCTGGTGCATCTTTGTATACAACCTGTCCCCTGAGGCGGATGAGAGCGTCCTGTGGCAGCTCTTTGGGCCCTTCGGCGCTGTCACCAATGTCAAGGTCATCCGTGACTTCACCACCAACAAATGTAAGGGCTTTGGCTTTGTCACGATGACCAATTACGACGAAGCTGCCATGGCTATCGCTAGCCTTAATGGCTACCGCCTGGGTGACCGCGTGCTGCAGGTTTCCTTCAAGACCAGCAAGCAGCACAaggcctga
- the elavl3 gene encoding ELAV-like protein 3 isoform X11, which translates to MVTQIISTMETQVSNGPSGTSLPNGPVISTNGSTDDSKTNLIVNYLPQNMTQEEFKSLFGSIGEIESCKLVRDKITGQSLGYGFVNYVDPNDADKAINTLNGLKLQTKTIKVSYARPSSASIRDANLYVSGLPKTMSQKDMEQLFSQYGRIITSRILVDQVTAGISRGVGFIRFDKRNEAEEAIKGLNGQKPLGAAEPITVKFANNPSQKTGQALLTQLYQTAARRYTGPLHHQTQRFSSPTLFPRFSPITIDSMTSLAGVNLTGPTGAGWCIFVYNLSPEADESVLWQLFGPFGAVTNVKVIRDFTTNKCKGFGFVTMTNYDEAAMAIASLNGYRLGDRVLQVSFKTSKQHKA; encoded by the exons ATGGTTACT CAGATAATCAGCACCATGGAAACCCAGGTGTCCAACGGTCCCAGCGGAACCAGTCTGCCAAACGGTCCAGTCATTAGCACCAATGGCTCCACAGACGACAGCAAAACCAACCTGATCGTCAACTATCTGCCTCAGAACATGACCCAGGAAGAGTTCAAAAGTTTGTTTGGTAGCATCGGAGAGATTGAGTCCTGCAAACTAGTCAGAGACAAGATAACAG GTCAGAGTTTGGGATATGGCTTTGTAAATTATGTGGATCCAAATGATGCAGATAAGGCCATCAACACACTCAATGGTCTCAAACTGCAGACTAAAACAATCAAG GTATCATATGCCCGGCCAAGCTCGGCATCTATTCGTGATGCCAATCTATATGTGAGTGGACTCCCCAAAACCATGAGCCAGAAGGACATGGAACAGTTGTTCTCCCAATATGGTCGCATCATCACATCCCGCATTCTAGTGGACCAGGTCACAG CAGGCATATCACGAGGAGTGGGCTTCATCCGGTTTGACAAGCGAAATGAAGCAGAGGAGGCCATCAAAGGTCTGAACGGACAGAAGCCTTTGGGTGCCGCTGAGCCAATCACTGTCAAATTCGCCAACAACCCCAGCCAGAAGACGGGCCAGGCCTTACTGACTCAGCTGTACCAGACGGCTGCCCGCCGCTACACGGGGCCCCTCCACCACCAGACTCAACGTTTCAG CTCTCCTACTCTCTTCCCCAGATTCTCCCCCATCACAATTGACAGCATGACCAGTCTGGCTGGAGTCAACCTCACTGGTCCAACTGGAGCCGGCTGGTGCATCTTTGTATACAACCTGTCCCCTGAGGCGGATGAGAGCGTCCTGTGGCAGCTCTTTGGGCCCTTCGGCGCTGTCACCAATGTCAAGGTCATCCGTGACTTCACCACCAACAAATGTAAGGGCTTTGGCTTTGTCACGATGACCAATTACGACGAAGCTGCCATGGCTATCGCTAGCCTTAATGGCTACCGCCTGGGTGACCGCGTGCTGCAGGTTTCCTTCAAGACCAGCAAGCAGCACAaggcctga
- the elavl3 gene encoding ELAV-like protein 3 isoform X6 yields MVTIISTMETQVSNGPSGTSLPNGPVISTNGSTDDSKTNLIVNYLPQNMTQEEFKSLFGSIGEIESCKLVRDKITGQSLGYGFVNYVDPNDADKAINTLNGLKLQTKTIKVSYARPSSASIRDANLYVSGLPKTMSQKDMEQLFSQYGRIITSRILVDQVTAGISRGVGFIRFDKRNEAEEAIKGLNGQKPLGAAEPITVKFANNPSQKTGQALLTQLYQTAARRYTGPLHHQTQRFRLDNLLNASYGVKSSPTLFPRFSPITIDSMTSLAGVNLTGPTGAGWCIFVYNLSPEADESVLWQLFGPFGAVTNVKVIRDFTTNKCKGFGFVTMTNYDEAAMAIASLNGYRLGDRVLQVSFKTSKQHKA; encoded by the exons ATGGTTACT ATAATCAGCACCATGGAAACCCAGGTGTCCAACGGTCCCAGCGGAACCAGTCTGCCAAACGGTCCAGTCATTAGCACCAATGGCTCCACAGACGACAGCAAAACCAACCTGATCGTCAACTATCTGCCTCAGAACATGACCCAGGAAGAGTTCAAAAGTTTGTTTGGTAGCATCGGAGAGATTGAGTCCTGCAAACTAGTCAGAGACAAGATAACAG GTCAGAGTTTGGGATATGGCTTTGTAAATTATGTGGATCCAAATGATGCAGATAAGGCCATCAACACACTCAATGGTCTCAAACTGCAGACTAAAACAATCAAG GTATCATATGCCCGGCCAAGCTCGGCATCTATTCGTGATGCCAATCTATATGTGAGTGGACTCCCCAAAACCATGAGCCAGAAGGACATGGAACAGTTGTTCTCCCAATATGGTCGCATCATCACATCCCGCATTCTAGTGGACCAGGTCACAG CAGGCATATCACGAGGAGTGGGCTTCATCCGGTTTGACAAGCGAAATGAAGCAGAGGAGGCCATCAAAGGTCTGAACGGACAGAAGCCTTTGGGTGCCGCTGAGCCAATCACTGTCAAATTCGCCAACAACCCCAGCCAGAAGACGGGCCAGGCCTTACTGACTCAGCTGTACCAGACGGCTGCCCGCCGCTACACGGGGCCCCTCCACCACCAGACTCAACGTTTCAG ACTCGACAATTTACTAAACGCCAGCTACGGAGTCAAGAG CTCTCCTACTCTCTTCCCCAGATTCTCCCCCATCACAATTGACAGCATGACCAGTCTGGCTGGAGTCAACCTCACTGGTCCAACTGGAGCCGGCTGGTGCATCTTTGTATACAACCTGTCCCCTGAGGCGGATGAGAGCGTCCTGTGGCAGCTCTTTGGGCCCTTCGGCGCTGTCACCAATGTCAAGGTCATCCGTGACTTCACCACCAACAAATGTAAGGGCTTTGGCTTTGTCACGATGACCAATTACGACGAAGCTGCCATGGCTATCGCTAGCCTTAATGGCTACCGCCTGGGTGACCGCGTGCTGCAGGTTTCCTTCAAGACCAGCAAGCAGCACAaggcctga